The genome window GCGATCATTCTAGTCGAAAAATTCTTCCCCGAAAATCCCGAACTCTGGTCTTCCGTCTTTCTGGAAAAATGGACTTGGACGGGACTCGCGCTTTTGCTCGGAACCGTTTTGGAATTTTATCTTCTGTATCGGATCGGACTTGTCTCCGTATATCAGATGACGCGTCTCGCGGGTTTGGATCTTCAAGAAGATCCCGATTTGATTACGGGAGTCACCAACCTTCTTTCGAGACTCGCTTTGGAAATTCCCGATCCCGATCTGAAACTTTTGGGAATCGATCCGTATCGGCTTACCAATAAACAAAGTCTTTTTCTCACCACTCTTCTTTACAAAGCGAAAGTGTTTCTTTCCAATCTCGTCGCTAAGATCATCATTCGGAAAATTCTCGCGCGAAATTCCTTTCGAGTTTACGCGGATTTCGTCGCCGCTCCGATTACGGCGCTTTGGGACGCGATCGTACTTTACATTATTCTAAAGGAGTTGAGAACGCGTCTTTTGACTCGGATCATTTCCAAGGAACTCGTCGAGGAGATTCTTTCCAGAAAAGACAAACTCAGTAAGGAAGCGATGATCGGTTGTATGACCGCGATCGGAAATTCGGTCGTGTTCACGCAGAGGTTCCATCCGAATCTCGAATACATTCTGATCAAACTTCACAAGGCGTTTCAGATCGAGGATTATCGGTTTCGTCTGGATGAATGGGAATCCTTCGAAAAAATCCTGAACGGTTTGGATCAAACGGAGAAGGATTTCTGTTTAAAAATTCTGAGTGTTACCTGCTGCTTTGACGGTAAGATCTCCTCTTTCGAGAGAAAACATCTTCCTCTCGTTTTCGGCAAGGACGCCGAGGAACGTTTGATTTGGGTGCAGAAATTGGCGGACGCGATCAACGACGGCGATTTGGAAAACGCGAGAATTCTCGCAAGGCTCGATTAGAAGATTCAAAAATGAATTCCGTCGTTGGGAATTTGATTTACAGTCTGTCTAATGATCCTCTAAGATTTTTTTCCGATCTTCCCGTCCGCCTTTCGAGGCGAATTTCGTTTCGAAAACGATTGTTTGAATGAGGTAAGAATGCTCGTTGTCATTCAGTGGCTTGAATCCATTTTCGAATCGATTCCGCTTCCGATTCTTGAAATCTGGGGGCGCGTCGGATTCATATTAGGATTCGCTTTTATGATCTCCGCGTTTTCCGGAGTGAGCGTAAGGTTCGCAGGCGGTTGGACCTTGAAACGAGAAAGACAATCCTGGAATACGCAGGCTCTGTTGAGCATTCCGTTTACGTTCGTTTTGATTTTCGTCACCGGTTATTTAGGCTCCTTTATCGTTTTGGTTCCCGGAGCGCAGACGTTCGAATCGCTAAAAGATCTTTCCGTTTTTCTTTGCATGCTGCTGTTCGGTTATCCCGCGCTGATCGCGGTTCCGTTCGCCTACGGCCTTTCCGATTTGATCGAAGGAGTTCCTCCTCATTTTCTTTTCGATTGGTTGGTGGGATACTTTATCAATCCTGCATGTTTTTGGATCGCGTATCGATTGATCGGTAGGAATCCCGATTTTACGAGATGGAGAACTTGGCTTCGTTATCTTCTTTTTGTCGCCGTCTTTATGGTCGTCGAACCGCAGTTATGGGGTTATATCTGTTCCAAACAATTCTCCCCTTCGATTTCCTATCGAAACATCACGCCGGCGTTGTTCTTTACCACTTCGATCACTTGGGTCATCGCTCCGTTTGCGATGATGATCGCTCTTCCTTTGGCCCGCAAATACGGAATGTTTTGGGCGGAGATTCCCGGTCATGTCCGCGAATCCGATTTTAATTTTAAAACGTTCCGTTGGGAAAGAAAGGAAAGTCGATTTACGGACGAGACGACCACGATCGAAGGTTTGCCGATTCGTATGCTTCTCGTCGCTCCGTTCATTCTTTTGGTATTGGTGATGGTCGGAGCGACCGCGTATTTGAATCTCAAAAGTTCCGAGATGGCCGCGGATAAACTTGCGGGAAGACTGCATCAGGAAATTTCGGAAAACATCAATCTCCAGTTGGATCAATTTCTCGAAAAAAAACAACGGGAGAAGGAGGTCGTTCTTCTGAGCGGAATCAACGATCTGTTGAAAACGACGAACGTAGCCGCCCACGGAAGAGCGATCATCGTGGATCGTTTCGGACAAGTGATCGGTTCCTCTAAGTCGTATCGAAAACGGGAAACTTCTCCGAGCTCGGACGAGGATCCCGTGATTCAAAACGCGATTCAGAAACTGCGGGATCAATTAGGAAATTTGAATGAACTTCGCAAGCCGCTTCAGTTTCAGTTCGACGTCGTGACCGCGAAACCCTTGGCGTTGGAAACGTGGATGACGCAGGCGACTCCGTACGAGGACAACGGCGGAAATCTGAATTGGATTTTGATCACCGCGATTCCTTCGGCTTATTATTTGGAAGGGGTTCGGATCGGAAGCAGTCAATCGGCGATGGTGTTTGCGGTGGCGTTGACTTCTTCGCTTTTGATCGCGGCGTTTTTAGCCGGATTCGTAACCGCTCCCATACGGAGAATTTCGAACGCCAGCCGTGCGATGGCAAGGGGGGATTTTGCACAACGGGTTCCTGCGAGCCGATTGGAGGAATTAGGATCCTTATCGTTAACCTTCAATCACATGGCCGAACAATTGCAGGAATCCTTTCGAAGAACCAAGGCAAGCGAGGAACAGTTCCGCGACCTTGTTGATACGACGCCCGGAATCGTATGGGAAGCGGACGCCGCCACGTTTACGTTCACGTTCGTGAGCCAGCAAGTTGTGGATATGCTCGGATATCAAACCGAGGAATGGAAACAGCCCGGATTTTGGGCGGAACATCTTCATCCGGACGATCGGGAATGGGCCGTTGAATTCTGCGTGCGCTGTACGGGAAGAATGGAAGCCCACGATTTCGAATACAGATTTATGAAGAAGGACGGAAGCGTCGTTTGGCTTCGGGACATCGTAAAGGTGATCGTAAAAAACGATCAGCCGAAGTGGCTTCGGGGCGTGATGGTGGACGTCACCGAAAAAAAACAGACCGAAGAGAAACTCGTCGAGAGGAATCAGTTCATCGAATCGATCCTCGACATTACTCCGGATATATTATATATTTATGATATAGAAGAAAAAAGGAACGTATACAGCAATAACGGGATCGAAGTCGTTCTCGGATATACGGTCGCGGAAATACAGGAGATGGGCGACAAAATTCTTCCCACATTGATGCCCGCGGAGGATTTTCAGAGATACGTGACGGAGATTCTTCCCCGTTATCAAAATGCGAGCGATAAAGATATTATAGAACATGAATATAGGATGATGCACAGCGACGGAAAGCTGCGCTGGCTCGTTTCGCGCGAACTGATCTATCACAGAAACCGAAACGGCGGTCCGAAGCAGATCTTCGGCATTATCTACGATATAACGAAGAGCAAGGAAGCGGAAGAGACGATTCTCGATCTGAACGCGAATCTGGAACGGAAGATCGATCTTAGAACGAAGGAACTCCGCAAATCCAACGCGGATCTTCGGGATGCCGTTGAAAATCTGGAACGGATCATGAAGGAATTGAAAGGCGCTCAGGATCAGCTTTTGCTTTCGGAAAAACTCGCGGCGATCGGTCAGCTTGCGGCGGGAATGACGCACGAACTCAACACGCCTCTCGGAGCGATCACTTCTTCCAACCGCGCCGTTTTGGAAATTCTGCAAAAAGATTTAAGGGAAATTCCGCAGATTCTCGCGGCGCTGAACAAAACGGAATCGGAGAGTTTCAATTTTCTATTGGAGGAAAGTCTCAAAGACGCGATTCAATCCGAAGTCATTCCCGATCGAAGTTTGAAAAAACAATTCAACCAGATGTTTAAGAACGCCGGATTCAAGGATTACGAAGACGTAACCTCGGCCGTTCTGGATATCGGAGTGTATCGATTGGGTGAAAGGTTGGTCGATCTTCTACAGTCCGAAAAAAGGATGAGCGTCTTAACGGCCGTGGGTTCTCTGTCCACGATCGTTCGACTGAGCAATGTTATATCCGTGGCGAGCGGAAAAGCTTCGCACGTGGTCGAAGCTCTGAAAAATTATTTGAATCCGGGCGGAAGCGATCAGGAAGAGGATATTTTTCCCGTAGATATAAAGTCGGAAATCGAAACGATTCTTACCCTATATCATACAAAAATCAAATACGGCGTGGAGATCGTGAAGGATTATCGTTCGGACGGGATTTGTCTCGGAAACGGCAACAAGCTCAATCAGGTTTGGATCAATCTCTTAAATAATGGTTTGCAATCCATGAATTACCAAGGGAAGATTGAAATCCGCCTCGAAGAACAAGATTCATGGATTGTAACTTCCTTTACCGATTCGGGAGCCGGAATCCCGGAAGAAGTTAAGGACAAGATCTTCGAACCGTTTTTCACCACGAAAAAACAGGGGGAGGGGATCGGATTAGGATTGGATATCTGTAAAAAGATCATAGAGAAGATGGGCGGTAAAATAGAGTTTGAGAGCGTTCCAGGAAGAACAAAGTTCAGCGTGTGGTTGAAATCCGCACGTTAGGAAAAATGGAGAAGATCTTTTGAATGATACTTTAAAAAATAACGCGATTCTTTGTGTGGACGACGAACCGATCATTTTGATCGCGTTAAAGCAGGAACTAAAAAAACAATTCGGGAACGAGTTTCAATACGAGACAGCGATCAATGCGAACGAGGCGTTGGAGGTCGTGGACGAACTCGTCGGAAACGGAATCAACGTGATTCTCATTCTTTCCGATTGGCGTATGCCCGGAATCAAGGGAGACGAATTCTTAATTTTGGTTCATCAAAAATATCCCGATATCCAGTCCATATTGATTACGGGTCATGTGGACGAAGCCGCCGTGGAACGAGTCAAAAAAGAAGCGGGCACATATGCGGTTCTTCCGAAACCTTGGGACCCGAAACAACTCGCGGACGCGGTGAAGGTTTGTTGTAATCGAAATTAATTCGACATCGTTTTGAGCGGAAGAATCGAACCTTTGAAATTTCAATTGCAGCCCTCCTCAAGTCCCAAGACCTTGTAATCAAAAGACGGCGACTCTTTGGGAGAATCGAATGAAAGTCCACCGATATAACTCTATTCCGGAAGTAAAGGATATCGGAGACGGAATCTTTAAAACCGAAATCCCCCAACCTTTCTACGCACCTAACAACATTTACATTCTTCCCGACGGCGAACCGACCATCATCGATTCGGGTTATATCGAAAATCTCGGGATGCTTCAGCGCGCTCTAAAGACGATCGGCCTTTCCCTCAGCAAAATCAAACATATCATCTACACGCACAATCATCTCGATCATATGAGCGCAGCGCTTACGCTTCGTTATTATACGGATGCGAAATTATACGCGATGACAGGGATGGCGGCGGAGATCGGCAACTACGTCGAATTCGTCCAGGTTTTTCAACGGGCGATGAGAAGGCTCGTATACAAGGGACATCATGACAACGCGACGAGAGCGACGGAGCTTAAACGGGTAGATACGGGTATATTCGAATTTAATGATGCGCTGAACAACTCCGAACGGGTCGATCCGTATCTCGACTTCGACGTGGAACTCGTGGAAGGGGACGTCATCAAAGCCGGCGGAAGGGAAATCGGAATTCTCCATACGCCCGGACACAACCGCTGGCATTTAACGCCCTATATACTCGGCGAAAAGATCTACTTTACGGGCGATCTCGTATTGCAGAACATCTCTTCGATTTATGCGGAGATCGACGGGAATTTATACGACTATCATCAATCTTTGGATCGTCTTTCCAAACTTCCGATCCGGAGACTTCTTCCCGCGCACGGAGCCGAACCGGAGGATCCGCAAAGGGCGATCAAATTACTTTCAAAAACTCTAAACCTTTTGGAACGGGGAGTCGTGCGTCGTCTGAAAGAGAACGATCAGGATCTTTCCACGTTGGTTCTCGAAGCGATGGGAGAGAAGGTCGCAAACAGCGGATATTACAACACGGCGCTTGCGATTCTCCATTCTTTGATTCGAAAGCTGATCGATCAGGGGCAAGTGCAGGTATTGGAAATCGATCCTCCTTATGAAAAATACAGATGGATCGGCGGGGATTGAGGTTTCAGGATCGTATCATTGACGAAACGAAATCGAAGATTATCCGCGTCTTTCGGGTTCTTGTATGATTTCTCCGTAAAACGGGGTTTCTTTGATTTTCAGATTATAGCCTTTTACGAAAAGGATTTCAAGATTTACGGTGTCTTCCCGGTTATAACCTTCCAGAATTTTCAGAGCGTCCGTGTCGTCGTAATCGACGTATTGTTTCCACAGCCGAACCGCTTCGATTCCGTTGATCGCAGCCTCTTCCGGTCTGTGAATTCCCAGGGCTTTTTCGCAGCCTTTGAGTCCGCCTTTGATTCCGAGAGATCTTAAGAAAAACATAATATCGATATGATTGTTTCGAAAACGCACGTTGAATTCCTTTTCCAAAAAGGGGACGTCGAAGCCGATTCCGTTGTAGGAAACGAAAATTTGATCCTGTCTCAGATTGTCCAAGAAGAAATCCAAGTTGAAGCCCCTCACGTAAGAACGGTATTCTTCCCCGTCGTAGGTTCCGATGACGGTCGTACGGTCGTCGCTTCCGAGTCCGGTCGTTTCGATATCGAGATACAAAAGTTTTTTACGGATCTTCGGAAAAAGTCTCCAGTGATGTTTTGCGGAAAGAACGTGGAAGAAATAAAAGAAGTTCTCCCGTTCCAATTCTTTTTTGGAAAATTCCAATGCGTCTAAGATGAGATTACGGATCGGAATGGATTCGTCCTTGAGATAGACTTTGAGATCCTTCCAATCGTAGATTCCCTTTTGCCAAAGGTTTTTTTCCTCGACGGAATCGATTCCCGGAAGATGGCAGAACGTATGCTCCAACATTCAGACTTTCCCTTTATTTCCCAGGATGAACGTTAGACGAAATCCGATCGCCAGAATACAGAGAATCCAAATCCCGGCGTTTCCGATCTTCGTATAAACGGTCGAGACGGACGAATCGAGGCGGATCGAAAACGTTCGGATCGACGTTTCGTGAAAACCGATCGGATGAATCAGCGCAATTCCCCTCGCATCCCAAACTTCCGTAATTCCCGAAACAGTCGAGCGGATGAGAGGAAGGCCGGTTTCGATCGCCCGTAAACGGACGGTTCCCGAATGTTGATGGGCTTCCAATTCGGAATCGAACCACGAATCGTTCGTGATGTTGACGAGAATTTCCGGTTTTTCCCCGGCTTTGAAGTAATCCAAAACGAGTTCGGTGAACATCGCTTCGTAACACAGCAAAGGAAGAATGGAATACGAATATTCTGAATTTTGAATCTTCTCTAGTTGTGCGGTTTCCGAGGCGAACGAGGATCGGAATCGGTTCGGATCGTCCATACGGGAAATATCCTCCGGTTCGGGAGCGGCGATCGGTTTTGTTCTCCGGA of Leptospira sanjuanensis contains these proteins:
- a CDS encoding response regulator, with amino-acid sequence MNDTLKNNAILCVDDEPIILIALKQELKKQFGNEFQYETAINANEALEVVDELVGNGINVILILSDWRMPGIKGDEFLILVHQKYPDIQSILITGHVDEAAVERVKKEAGTYAVLPKPWDPKQLADAVKVCCNRN
- a CDS encoding ribonuclease H-like domain-containing protein, which codes for MLEHTFCHLPGIDSVEEKNLWQKGIYDWKDLKVYLKDESIPIRNLILDALEFSKKELERENFFYFFHVLSAKHHWRLFPKIRKKLLYLDIETTGLGSDDRTTVIGTYDGEEYRSYVRGFNLDFFLDNLRQDQIFVSYNGIGFDVPFLEKEFNVRFRNNHIDIMFFLRSLGIKGGLKGCEKALGIHRPEEAAINGIEAVRLWKQYVDYDDTDALKILEGYNREDTVNLEILFVKGYNLKIKETPFYGEIIQEPERRG
- a CDS encoding MBL fold metallo-hydrolase is translated as MKVHRYNSIPEVKDIGDGIFKTEIPQPFYAPNNIYILPDGEPTIIDSGYIENLGMLQRALKTIGLSLSKIKHIIYTHNHLDHMSAALTLRYYTDAKLYAMTGMAAEIGNYVEFVQVFQRAMRRLVYKGHHDNATRATELKRVDTGIFEFNDALNNSERVDPYLDFDVELVEGDVIKAGGREIGILHTPGHNRWHLTPYILGEKIYFTGDLVLQNISSIYAEIDGNLYDYHQSLDRLSKLPIRRLLPAHGAEPEDPQRAIKLLSKTLNLLERGVVRRLKENDQDLSTLVLEAMGEKVANSGYYNTALAILHSLIRKLIDQGQVQVLEIDPPYEKYRWIGGD
- a CDS encoding LBF_2804 family protein, with protein sequence MKIGSPSEEYKPGILERWGIGILNDLAKRDKRSLGSWDSQEFGSGSKRIIRWTVFWSLQTGFWTTFAIILVEKFFPENPELWSSVFLEKWTWTGLALLLGTVLEFYLLYRIGLVSVYQMTRLAGLDLQEDPDLITGVTNLLSRLALEIPDPDLKLLGIDPYRLTNKQSLFLTTLLYKAKVFLSNLVAKIIIRKILARNSFRVYADFVAAPITALWDAIVLYIILKELRTRLLTRIISKELVEEILSRKDKLSKEAMIGCMTAIGNSVVFTQRFHPNLEYILIKLHKAFQIEDYRFRLDEWESFEKILNGLDQTEKDFCLKILSVTCCFDGKISSFERKHLPLVFGKDAEERLIWVQKLADAINDGDLENARILARLD
- a CDS encoding PAS domain-containing protein, whose protein sequence is MLVVIQWLESIFESIPLPILEIWGRVGFILGFAFMISAFSGVSVRFAGGWTLKRERQSWNTQALLSIPFTFVLIFVTGYLGSFIVLVPGAQTFESLKDLSVFLCMLLFGYPALIAVPFAYGLSDLIEGVPPHFLFDWLVGYFINPACFWIAYRLIGRNPDFTRWRTWLRYLLFVAVFMVVEPQLWGYICSKQFSPSISYRNITPALFFTTSITWVIAPFAMMIALPLARKYGMFWAEIPGHVRESDFNFKTFRWERKESRFTDETTTIEGLPIRMLLVAPFILLVLVMVGATAYLNLKSSEMAADKLAGRLHQEISENINLQLDQFLEKKQREKEVVLLSGINDLLKTTNVAAHGRAIIVDRFGQVIGSSKSYRKRETSPSSDEDPVIQNAIQKLRDQLGNLNELRKPLQFQFDVVTAKPLALETWMTQATPYEDNGGNLNWILITAIPSAYYLEGVRIGSSQSAMVFAVALTSSLLIAAFLAGFVTAPIRRISNASRAMARGDFAQRVPASRLEELGSLSLTFNHMAEQLQESFRRTKASEEQFRDLVDTTPGIVWEADAATFTFTFVSQQVVDMLGYQTEEWKQPGFWAEHLHPDDREWAVEFCVRCTGRMEAHDFEYRFMKKDGSVVWLRDIVKVIVKNDQPKWLRGVMVDVTEKKQTEEKLVERNQFIESILDITPDILYIYDIEEKRNVYSNNGIEVVLGYTVAEIQEMGDKILPTLMPAEDFQRYVTEILPRYQNASDKDIIEHEYRMMHSDGKLRWLVSRELIYHRNRNGGPKQIFGIIYDITKSKEAEETILDLNANLERKIDLRTKELRKSNADLRDAVENLERIMKELKGAQDQLLLSEKLAAIGQLAAGMTHELNTPLGAITSSNRAVLEILQKDLREIPQILAALNKTESESFNFLLEESLKDAIQSEVIPDRSLKKQFNQMFKNAGFKDYEDVTSAVLDIGVYRLGERLVDLLQSEKRMSVLTAVGSLSTIVRLSNVISVASGKASHVVEALKNYLNPGGSDQEEDIFPVDIKSEIETILTLYHTKIKYGVEIVKDYRSDGICLGNGNKLNQVWINLLNNGLQSMNYQGKIEIRLEEQDSWIVTSFTDSGAGIPEEVKDKIFEPFFTTKKQGEGIGLGLDICKKIIEKMGGKIEFESVPGRTKFSVWLKSAR